The Lutra lutra chromosome 10, mLutLut1.2, whole genome shotgun sequence genome contains a region encoding:
- the NAP1L4 gene encoding nucleosome assembly protein 1-like 4 isoform X4, which translates to MADNSFSDGVPSDALEAAKNASHTEKLTDQVMQNPQVLAALQERLDSVSHTPSSYIETLPKAVRRRINALKQLQVRCAHIEAKFYEEVHDLERKYAALYQPLFDKRREFITGDVEPTDAESEWHSDNEEEDKLAGDMKNKVVIAEKEAATAEEPNPKGIPEFWFTIFRNVDMLSELVQEYDEPILKHLQDIKVKFSDPGQPMSFVLEFHFEPNDYFTNAVLTKTYKMKSEPDKADPFSFEGPEIVDCDGCVIDWKKGKNVTVKTIKKKQKHKGRGTVRTITKQVPNDSFFNFFSPLKASGDGESLDEDSEFTLASDFEIGHFFRERIVPRAVLYFTGEAIEDDDNFEEGEEGEEEELEGDEEGEEEDDADMNPKVTPVRLFLGSGLLFCYCRRSTSAVTVFSVRTKKEPSQPSECKQQ; encoded by the exons TTTTTCAGACGGTGTTCCTTCAGACGCCTTGGAGGCTGCTaaaaatgcaagtcacacag AAAAGCTCACTGATCAGGTGATGCAGAATCCTCAAGTTCTGGCGGCTTTACAGGAACGGCTTGACAGTGTCTCCCACACTCCTTCCAGTTACATCGAGAC CCTGCCGAAGGCCGTCCGGAGGAGGATCAACGCGCTGAAGCAGCTGCAGGTGCGCTGCGCCCACATCGAAGCCAAGTTCTACGAGGAGGTGCACGACCTGGAGAGGAAGTACGCCGCCCTGTACCAGCCTCTCTTCGACAAG AGAAGGGAGTTCATCACCGGGGACGTGGAGCCGACGGACGCCGAGTCAGAGTGGCACAGTGACAACGAAGAGGAGGATAAGTTGGCG ggcgacatgaaaaataaagtagtCATAGCAGAAAAAGAAGCAGCAACAGCAGAGGAGCCAAACCCCAAAGGAATTCCAGAGTTCTGGTTCACCATCTTTAGAAATGTAGATATGCTAAGTGAGTTAGTCCAG GAGTATGATGAACCGATCTTGAAGCACCTGCAGGATATCAAAGTGAAGTTTTCAGACCCTGGGCagcctatg tcttttgtATTAGAGTTCCACTTTGAACCCAACGACTACTTCACCAACGCAGTCCTGACAAAAACGTACAAGATGAAGTCAGAGCCGGATAAGGCCGATCCCTTTTCCTTTGAAGGTCCTGAAATAGTTGATTGTGACGG GTGTGTTATTGactggaagaaagggaaaaacgtGACAGTCAAAACAATCAAGAAGAAGCAGAAACACAAGGGCCGAGGCACAGTGAGAACAATCACCAAACAAGTTCCCAACGACTCCTTTTTCAACTTCTTCAGCCCGCTGAAAG CGTCCGGAGACGGAGAGTCCCTG GACGAAGACTCGGAGTTCACATTAGCCTCTGACTTTGAAATCGGACACTTCTTCCGTGAGCGGATAGTCCCGCGGGCTGTGCTCTACTTCACGGGGGAGGCCATAGAGGATGACGACAAC tttgaagagggtgaggaaggagaagaggag GAGTTGGAAGGTGacgaggagggagaagaggaggacgACGCCGACATGAACCCCAAGGTCA CCCCGGTGAGACTGTTTCTGGGAAGTGGGCTGCTGTTTTGTTACTGCCGTAGAAGTACGTCTGCGGTAACCGTTTTTTCAGTAAGAACGAAG AAGGAGCCCAGCCAGCCCTCGGAGTGCAAACAGCAGTGA
- the NAP1L4 gene encoding nucleosome assembly protein 1-like 4 isoform X3 — MADNSFSDGVPSDALEAAKNASHTEKLTDQVMQNPQVLAALQERLDSVSHTPSSYIETLPKAVRRRINALKQLQVRCAHIEAKFYEEVHDLERKYAALYQPLFDKRREFITGDVEPTDAESEWHSDNEEEDKLAGDMKNKVVIAEKEAATAEEPNPKGIPEFWFTIFRNVDMLSELVQEYDEPILKHLQDIKVKFSDPGQPMSFVLEFHFEPNDYFTNAVLTKTYKMKSEPDKADPFSFEGPEIVDCDGCVIDWKKGKNVTVKTIKKKQKHKGRGTVRTITKQVPNDSFFNFFSPLKASGDGESLDEDSEFTLASDFEIGHFFRERIVPRAVLYFTGEAIEDDDNFEEGEEGEEEELEGDEEGEEEDDADMNPKKEPSQPSECKQQ; from the exons TTTTTCAGACGGTGTTCCTTCAGACGCCTTGGAGGCTGCTaaaaatgcaagtcacacag AAAAGCTCACTGATCAGGTGATGCAGAATCCTCAAGTTCTGGCGGCTTTACAGGAACGGCTTGACAGTGTCTCCCACACTCCTTCCAGTTACATCGAGAC CCTGCCGAAGGCCGTCCGGAGGAGGATCAACGCGCTGAAGCAGCTGCAGGTGCGCTGCGCCCACATCGAAGCCAAGTTCTACGAGGAGGTGCACGACCTGGAGAGGAAGTACGCCGCCCTGTACCAGCCTCTCTTCGACAAG AGAAGGGAGTTCATCACCGGGGACGTGGAGCCGACGGACGCCGAGTCAGAGTGGCACAGTGACAACGAAGAGGAGGATAAGTTGGCG ggcgacatgaaaaataaagtagtCATAGCAGAAAAAGAAGCAGCAACAGCAGAGGAGCCAAACCCCAAAGGAATTCCAGAGTTCTGGTTCACCATCTTTAGAAATGTAGATATGCTAAGTGAGTTAGTCCAG GAGTATGATGAACCGATCTTGAAGCACCTGCAGGATATCAAAGTGAAGTTTTCAGACCCTGGGCagcctatg tcttttgtATTAGAGTTCCACTTTGAACCCAACGACTACTTCACCAACGCAGTCCTGACAAAAACGTACAAGATGAAGTCAGAGCCGGATAAGGCCGATCCCTTTTCCTTTGAAGGTCCTGAAATAGTTGATTGTGACGG GTGTGTTATTGactggaagaaagggaaaaacgtGACAGTCAAAACAATCAAGAAGAAGCAGAAACACAAGGGCCGAGGCACAGTGAGAACAATCACCAAACAAGTTCCCAACGACTCCTTTTTCAACTTCTTCAGCCCGCTGAAAG CGTCCGGAGACGGAGAGTCCCTG GACGAAGACTCGGAGTTCACATTAGCCTCTGACTTTGAAATCGGACACTTCTTCCGTGAGCGGATAGTCCCGCGGGCTGTGCTCTACTTCACGGGGGAGGCCATAGAGGATGACGACAAC tttgaagagggtgaggaaggagaagaggag GAGTTGGAAGGTGacgaggagggagaagaggaggacgACGCCGACATGAACCCCAAG AAGGAGCCCAGCCAGCCCTCGGAGTGCAAACAGCAGTGA
- the NAP1L4 gene encoding nucleosome assembly protein 1-like 4 isoform X1: MADNSFSDGVPSDALEAAKNASHTEKLTDQVMQNPQVLAALQERLDSVSHTPSSYIETLPKAVRRRINALKQLQVRCAHIEAKFYEEVHDLERKYAALYQPLFDKRREFITGDVEPTDAESEWHSDNEEEDKLAGDMKNKVVIAEKEAATAEEPNPKGIPEFWFTIFRNVDMLSELVQEYDEPILKHLQDIKVKFSDPGQPMSFVLEFHFEPNDYFTNAVLTKTYKMKSEPDKADPFSFEGPEIVDCDGCVIDWKKGKNVTVKTIKKKQKHKGRGTVRTITKQVPNDSFFNFFSPLKASGDGESLDEDSEFTLASDFEIGHFFRERIVPRAVLYFTGEAIEDDDNFEEGEEGEEEELEGDEEGEEEDDADMNPKV; the protein is encoded by the exons TTTTTCAGACGGTGTTCCTTCAGACGCCTTGGAGGCTGCTaaaaatgcaagtcacacag AAAAGCTCACTGATCAGGTGATGCAGAATCCTCAAGTTCTGGCGGCTTTACAGGAACGGCTTGACAGTGTCTCCCACACTCCTTCCAGTTACATCGAGAC CCTGCCGAAGGCCGTCCGGAGGAGGATCAACGCGCTGAAGCAGCTGCAGGTGCGCTGCGCCCACATCGAAGCCAAGTTCTACGAGGAGGTGCACGACCTGGAGAGGAAGTACGCCGCCCTGTACCAGCCTCTCTTCGACAAG AGAAGGGAGTTCATCACCGGGGACGTGGAGCCGACGGACGCCGAGTCAGAGTGGCACAGTGACAACGAAGAGGAGGATAAGTTGGCG ggcgacatgaaaaataaagtagtCATAGCAGAAAAAGAAGCAGCAACAGCAGAGGAGCCAAACCCCAAAGGAATTCCAGAGTTCTGGTTCACCATCTTTAGAAATGTAGATATGCTAAGTGAGTTAGTCCAG GAGTATGATGAACCGATCTTGAAGCACCTGCAGGATATCAAAGTGAAGTTTTCAGACCCTGGGCagcctatg tcttttgtATTAGAGTTCCACTTTGAACCCAACGACTACTTCACCAACGCAGTCCTGACAAAAACGTACAAGATGAAGTCAGAGCCGGATAAGGCCGATCCCTTTTCCTTTGAAGGTCCTGAAATAGTTGATTGTGACGG GTGTGTTATTGactggaagaaagggaaaaacgtGACAGTCAAAACAATCAAGAAGAAGCAGAAACACAAGGGCCGAGGCACAGTGAGAACAATCACCAAACAAGTTCCCAACGACTCCTTTTTCAACTTCTTCAGCCCGCTGAAAG CGTCCGGAGACGGAGAGTCCCTG GACGAAGACTCGGAGTTCACATTAGCCTCTGACTTTGAAATCGGACACTTCTTCCGTGAGCGGATAGTCCCGCGGGCTGTGCTCTACTTCACGGGGGAGGCCATAGAGGATGACGACAAC tttgaagagggtgaggaaggagaagaggag GAGTTGGAAGGTGacgaggagggagaagaggaggacgACGCCGACATGAACCCCAAG gtGTAA